In Symmachiella dynata, the following are encoded in one genomic region:
- a CDS encoding terminase large subunit, which yields MSLEVDSRTSDWIRTSADERAVADGCWFDLHAAERVRTFFRKFLRHSKGQWAGQPFDLLEWQWQEVVAPLFGWKRPDGTRRFRRGYIEVPKKNGKSTLFSGLSLYLLVGDNEPGAEIYSAAVDRDQASIVYGEAAHMVDESPDLSRRLKVVRSTKRIVYHRTRSFYKALSADVPAKEGLNAHAVLIDELHAQRTRDLWDTLRYAGASRRQPLQLAITTAGYDRHSICWEQHDYALKVLDGTIEDTSFFPFVAAANDEADWTDPNVWRTANPSFGITINADQFAEDCTEAQESPAKENSFRRYRLNQWTEQDVRWLSMDKWDACGTPLENLRGRVCFGGLDLSSTTDVSALVLVFPDEDEGRFDVLPYFWVPEEGARKRERRDRVPYVQWIRDDHMEATSGEVVDYDVIRRRINELNEQFEIREIAIDRWNATQLATQLEGDGFEMVAFGQGYASMSSPTKKLEEVVLSRKLAHAGHPVLRWMAGNVSIETDAADNWKPSKKKSVERIDGIVALIMGLDRASTQDVCTSVYDKRGILSL from the coding sequence ATGTCGCTTGAGGTCGATTCCCGGACGTCGGATTGGATACGCACGTCCGCCGATGAGCGAGCGGTTGCTGATGGTTGCTGGTTCGATCTCCATGCTGCCGAGCGCGTCCGCACGTTCTTCCGCAAGTTCCTCAGACATTCAAAGGGGCAATGGGCGGGTCAACCGTTCGACCTGCTGGAATGGCAATGGCAAGAGGTCGTCGCTCCGCTATTCGGCTGGAAACGTCCCGACGGGACGCGGCGGTTTCGTCGCGGTTACATCGAGGTCCCCAAGAAGAATGGCAAGAGCACGCTCTTTTCCGGGCTGAGCCTGTACCTACTCGTCGGCGACAATGAACCGGGCGCAGAGATCTATTCCGCTGCCGTCGACCGTGACCAAGCTTCAATTGTCTATGGCGAAGCGGCGCACATGGTCGACGAATCGCCCGACCTCTCCCGGCGTTTGAAGGTGGTACGTTCTACCAAGCGGATCGTGTATCACCGCACGCGGTCGTTCTACAAGGCGCTCTCGGCCGATGTGCCGGCCAAGGAAGGTCTCAATGCGCACGCGGTTCTAATCGACGAACTGCACGCCCAGCGGACACGGGATCTGTGGGACACGCTCCGCTACGCAGGGGCCTCTCGTCGGCAACCGCTGCAATTGGCGATCACAACCGCCGGCTACGATCGGCACTCGATCTGTTGGGAACAACACGACTACGCACTCAAGGTGCTCGACGGCACGATTGAGGATACCTCGTTCTTTCCATTCGTCGCTGCGGCCAACGACGAGGCAGATTGGACCGATCCCAACGTCTGGAGAACAGCCAACCCCAGTTTCGGAATCACGATCAACGCGGACCAGTTCGCTGAGGACTGTACCGAAGCCCAGGAATCCCCCGCCAAGGAGAATTCATTCCGCCGCTACCGCTTGAATCAATGGACCGAGCAAGACGTCCGGTGGCTCAGTATGGACAAATGGGATGCTTGCGGCACGCCGCTGGAGAATCTGCGTGGGCGAGTTTGCTTCGGCGGGTTGGACCTCTCGTCCACGACCGATGTCTCGGCGTTGGTGCTGGTCTTTCCGGATGAGGACGAAGGGCGGTTCGATGTGCTACCGTACTTTTGGGTTCCTGAGGAAGGCGCCCGCAAACGGGAACGCCGCGACCGTGTTCCGTACGTGCAGTGGATTCGTGACGACCACATGGAGGCGACGTCCGGTGAAGTGGTCGACTATGATGTGATCCGCCGCCGGATCAACGAACTCAATGAGCAATTCGAGATCCGCGAAATCGCCATCGACCGCTGGAACGCCACGCAGTTGGCGACGCAATTGGAAGGAGACGGCTTCGAGATGGTCGCCTTCGGACAGGGTTACGCCAGTATGAGCTCGCCGACGAAGAAGCTTGAAGAGGTGGTCCTCTCTCGAAAACTAGCCCATGCCGGCCACCCGGTGCTACGTTGGATGGCCGGTAACGTCTCGATCGAAACCGACGCCGCCGACAACTGGAAGCCGTCGAAGAAGAAGAGCGTGGAGCGGATCGACGGCATCGTGGCGTTGATCATGGGGTTGGACCGGGCGAGCACGCAGGACGTGTGCACGAGCGTTTATGACAAGCGGGGGATTTTGTCGCTGTAG
- a CDS encoding phage terminase small subunit P27 family, translating to MRGRKPKPTALKTLEGNPGKRPLNAREPHAPPEVPDCPEHLDDVARAEWFRTAKVLIDMGLLTLADRSALAAYCVAYSRWVHAEEQVKKYGTIVKSPAKGFPMKSPYLTVADQAMEAMRKLMVEFGLTPSSRSRIKLPEGAGAVDEFDLFLEAG from the coding sequence ATGCGAGGTCGCAAACCGAAGCCAACAGCATTGAAAACATTGGAGGGAAATCCGGGTAAACGACCGCTCAATGCTCGCGAACCGCATGCTCCCCCCGAGGTTCCCGACTGCCCGGAGCATCTCGACGATGTGGCTCGTGCCGAATGGTTCCGTACGGCGAAAGTGCTCATAGACATGGGCCTGCTGACCTTGGCCGATCGCTCGGCCCTAGCAGCTTACTGCGTGGCCTATTCCCGTTGGGTGCATGCTGAAGAGCAAGTCAAAAAGTACGGCACGATAGTGAAATCGCCAGCCAAGGGATTCCCGATGAAATCGCCGTATCTGACTGTCGCGGATCAGGCGATGGAAGCAATGCGAAAGTTGATGGTTGAGTTTGGCCTCACGCCCAGTAGCCGCAGTCGGATCAAATTACCCGAAGGTGCTGGTGCGGTGGATGAGTTTGACCTGTTCCTGGAGGCTGGCTGA
- a CDS encoding HNH endonuclease — protein sequence MPAKLKTRCSHPGCPNTTRDRFCDEHRHEASHRWSDERRSTPAQRGYDERWRKVRRIHIKRHPYCEDCLDEGVVNTRNLEVDHIIPIEVRPDLRLDLDNLRTRCRRHHKLKTDEDKRKYAAGATAPNADRVAAGGKMTGSLRGVP from the coding sequence ATGCCCGCAAAGCTTAAAACCCGCTGCAGCCATCCCGGTTGTCCCAACACGACGCGGGACCGGTTCTGCGACGAACACCGCCACGAAGCATCTCACCGTTGGTCGGACGAACGGCGTAGCACACCGGCGCAGCGTGGCTACGACGAACGTTGGCGGAAGGTGCGACGCATTCATATCAAACGGCATCCCTACTGCGAGGACTGCCTCGACGAGGGGGTGGTCAATACGCGGAACCTAGAAGTCGATCACATCATTCCCATCGAGGTACGCCCCGACCTGCGACTCGATCTCGACAACCTGCGGACGCGTTGCCGTCGGCATCACAAGTTGAAAACGGATGAGGACAAACGGAAGTATGCGGCCGGGGCCACCGCGCCGAATGCTGACCGGGTCGCTGCCGGTGGAAAGATGACCGGGTCCCTAAGGGGGGTACCTTAG
- a CDS encoding HTH domain-containing protein, whose translation MATKKTTTKKATAKKSTRRKPATAKKAVTKPATKKPATKKPAAKKPATKKVAAKTTGKKLSALDAAAKVLGESKEPLNAKTMIERMATKGYWTSPGGRTPHATIYAAILREIQAKGKEARFIKTDRGHFTLNK comes from the coding sequence ATGGCTACGAAAAAAACCACGACGAAGAAGGCAACCGCCAAGAAGAGCACGAGGCGGAAACCAGCAACGGCGAAGAAGGCCGTAACAAAACCGGCCACGAAGAAACCGGCCACGAAGAAACCCGCCGCCAAGAAACCCGCCACCAAGAAGGTCGCTGCCAAAACGACCGGGAAAAAACTGAGCGCCCTCGATGCGGCGGCGAAGGTCCTCGGCGAATCGAAGGAGCCGCTCAACGCCAAGACGATGATCGAACGCATGGCCACCAAAGGCTACTGGACGAGCCCCGGCGGCCGGACACCGCACGCCACGATTTACGCCGCTATCCTCCGCGAGATCCAAGCCAAGGGGAAAGAGGCCCGATTTATTAAGACTGACCGCGGGCACTTCACGCTCAACAAATAG
- a CDS encoding DUF6731 family protein translates to MSKSVAIDFFKVECSDGKEFAEVLKEAKKVKRVKRTFGVLGKYLRLHELSKSSGVWRGETINIRMDAMPSKASLSGDLDAFELDPDEGVGEETAFEYHPDLNVLVLQRNRHGVTMTSFCRLFEHASRIEYVELQPILQKHAMKRFLAMQHIRSLEISIAGANNPSIVEDASLTDTKFIDAMRILDGPSVQLSVSMGYERSGSLSASGVFQFIKGLINRGTEGDVELRKLRVSGAKDQSDPLEVIDLIKDRIVEMAEITLDDDRRLPYEERRDALSQAWQNRKSEINSILGK, encoded by the coding sequence ATGTCGAAAAGCGTTGCAATCGACTTTTTTAAGGTGGAATGCAGTGACGGAAAAGAGTTTGCAGAAGTTCTCAAGGAAGCGAAAAAGGTTAAGAGGGTAAAAAGAACATTTGGCGTGTTGGGGAAATACCTACGATTGCACGAACTTTCAAAGTCTTCTGGCGTGTGGCGGGGAGAGACCATCAACATACGAATGGATGCAATGCCATCAAAGGCAAGCCTATCAGGGGATTTAGATGCTTTCGAACTTGATCCTGATGAGGGTGTTGGAGAAGAGACGGCATTCGAATATCACCCGGATTTGAATGTGCTTGTTCTTCAGCGGAATAGGCACGGCGTTACAATGACGAGTTTCTGTCGACTATTTGAGCATGCCTCCAGAATCGAGTATGTCGAATTGCAGCCGATACTCCAGAAACATGCGATGAAAAGGTTTCTAGCCATGCAGCATATCCGCTCTCTGGAAATTAGCATTGCCGGTGCAAATAATCCCTCGATCGTTGAGGACGCATCATTGACCGATACTAAATTCATTGATGCGATGAGAATCCTAGATGGACCTTCAGTGCAGTTGTCTGTGTCGATGGGATATGAACGATCTGGCTCCCTCTCGGCATCTGGTGTCTTTCAGTTCATTAAAGGATTGATTAATAGAGGAACAGAAGGCGATGTGGAACTCAGAAAGCTGAGGGTTTCTGGGGCAAAAGACCAAAGCGATCCATTGGAGGTAATTGACCTTATTAAGGATCGCATCGTGGAAATGGCTGAAATCACACTAGACGATGATCGGAGGCTACCTTATGAAGAACGTCGCGATGCGTTATCCCAGGCTTGGCAGAATCGCAAGTCGGAAATCAATAGCATTCTGGGGAAATAA
- a CDS encoding DUF1937 family protein, translating into MIYLASPYSHPDAIVRERRFRAACRVAARLIRAGEVVFSPVAHGHAISLYGVPTDWSFWEAHDRRFLEQCDEVVVLMLDGWQESRGVQAELVLANDLGKSVRYVNVGQRVGMALSPDEIVREAERQ; encoded by the coding sequence ATGATCTATTTGGCCAGCCCGTATTCACATCCGGACGCGATTGTCCGAGAGCGCCGGTTTCGTGCGGCCTGCCGCGTGGCGGCGAGATTGATTCGCGCTGGTGAAGTGGTGTTTTCGCCGGTGGCACATGGGCACGCAATTTCGTTGTACGGCGTGCCGACGGATTGGTCGTTTTGGGAAGCCCACGACCGCCGGTTCTTGGAACAGTGCGATGAGGTGGTGGTGCTCATGTTGGACGGCTGGCAGGAAAGCCGCGGTGTGCAGGCGGAATTGGTTTTGGCGAACGATCTGGGCAAATCGGTGCGGTATGTCAATGTCGGGCAGCGCGTCGGCATGGCATTGAGTCCAGACGAAATCGTAAGGGAGGCGGAACGACAATGA
- a CDS encoding DNA modification methylase has product MKIEMRKLADIRQYANNPRINDGAIDAVARSIQEFGFRQPVVVDDEGVIIVGHTRYKAAQKLGLEVVPVHVANGLTPAQVKAYRLADNKTSELAEWDFDLLPIELADLQGMEFDLDLLGFSQDDLVEILDPGAKEGLTDPDDVPEPPDEAVSQPGDLWLLGDHRLLCGDSSNPQDVDRLLDGAVIQLVNTDPPYNVKVEPRSNNAIAAGNSSFAKTNKHHQKFDLERHPEKAKATHKKMRAKDRPLENDFVSDEEFDRLLDAWFGNAARVLVPGRGFYIWGGYANCANYPPFLKKHGLYFSQAIIWDKQHPVLTRKDFMGAHEWCFYGWKEGAAHKFFGPNNATDLWAVKKVNPQSMIHLTEKPVELAVRAIQYSSRSGENVLDLFGGSGSTLIGCEQTGRKAYLMELDPPYCDVIVQRWEQFTGRKAERVAALQEASA; this is encoded by the coding sequence ATGAAAATTGAAATGCGGAAACTGGCGGACATCAGACAATACGCGAACAATCCCCGGATCAACGATGGCGCAATCGATGCCGTTGCACGATCGATTCAGGAATTCGGTTTCCGCCAACCGGTTGTCGTCGATGACGAAGGTGTGATTATCGTTGGGCACACGAGATACAAAGCCGCCCAGAAGCTAGGGCTGGAAGTCGTTCCGGTGCACGTCGCGAATGGACTGACGCCGGCGCAGGTCAAGGCCTACCGCTTGGCCGACAACAAGACGTCGGAATTGGCGGAATGGGACTTCGACCTGCTCCCCATCGAACTGGCAGACCTGCAGGGAATGGAATTTGACCTCGACTTGCTCGGGTTTTCGCAAGACGATCTCGTAGAAATTCTCGATCCTGGTGCGAAGGAGGGACTAACTGACCCCGATGACGTGCCGGAACCTCCGGATGAGGCCGTCTCACAGCCGGGCGACTTGTGGCTTCTTGGCGACCATCGCTTGCTGTGCGGTGACAGCAGCAACCCGCAGGATGTGGATCGGTTACTAGACGGCGCCGTGATTCAATTGGTGAATACTGATCCGCCGTACAACGTCAAAGTTGAGCCGCGCTCTAATAATGCGATCGCCGCTGGCAACAGCAGCTTTGCAAAAACCAACAAGCACCATCAGAAATTCGACCTGGAACGTCACCCGGAGAAGGCGAAGGCGACGCACAAAAAAATGCGAGCCAAGGATCGACCGCTGGAAAACGACTTCGTATCCGACGAAGAATTCGACCGGCTGCTCGATGCGTGGTTCGGTAATGCGGCCCGCGTGTTGGTACCGGGTCGCGGGTTTTACATTTGGGGCGGCTATGCCAACTGCGCGAACTATCCGCCATTTCTGAAGAAGCATGGATTGTATTTCTCACAGGCCATCATCTGGGACAAGCAGCATCCGGTTTTGACAAGAAAAGATTTCATGGGGGCTCATGAATGGTGTTTCTACGGTTGGAAGGAGGGCGCGGCTCACAAGTTCTTCGGCCCCAACAATGCGACCGATCTGTGGGCTGTCAAGAAGGTCAATCCGCAGAGCATGATTCATTTGACGGAGAAGCCGGTCGAGCTGGCAGTTAGGGCGATTCAGTACTCATCGCGATCAGGTGAAAACGTGCTCGACCTGTTCGGTGGTAGCGGCTCCACACTCATTGGGTGCGAACAGACGGGCCGCAAGGCTTACTTGATGGAACTGGACCCACCGTACTGCGACGTGATCGTCCAGCGTTGGGAACAATTCACGGGGCGGAAGGCGGAGCGGGTGGCGGCTTTGCAGGAGGCATCGGCATGA
- a CDS encoding recombinase family protein yields MNVVIWTRVSSREQKEGYSIDAQLRVTREKAQRLGWNVVREFELDESAKRGAERKIFNEMLRWLAKNAKREKIKAILCHKLDRACRNMRDAVRLQELEDACGVQLSFVENEFGPGAAGTFSFNVMAAVAQYYSDNLREEVIKGLDEKVRQGWPTGLAPYGYINVDDRDEPIVPHPEKSKTLIRIFDLYSSGSHTFKSLADRLASEGHEFRDSQSRFNRTALSHILNNRFYIGELHRNGHVFEGRYQRVIHRATFDACQDILSGRKRRTGTYHLPLAGGLFRCEYCGQSITGERIRRKLKGGGIREHIYYRCCNNNRGPDHPKVRWKARDLEEAIAEDLEKMRMPTLEVADWFRKELWAAVHDLTGYRRQQATSFAKRKTELANMQDRLLNAYLAGTIDEEAYKAKSNELKAETASADESLDKLGDVDPARGELAVTLFDWTQKAAEIWRGSNNTVRRDILDAVCLNRVVSDVNLVLEKRKPFDTLAERPDLENSRGDRI; encoded by the coding sequence ATGAATGTGGTAATTTGGACGCGGGTCTCGTCCCGCGAACAAAAAGAGGGATACTCGATCGATGCCCAATTGCGAGTAACGCGCGAGAAGGCACAGCGGTTGGGGTGGAATGTCGTCCGGGAATTTGAACTCGACGAATCGGCCAAGCGCGGTGCCGAACGAAAGATCTTCAATGAGATGCTGCGGTGGTTGGCCAAGAACGCTAAGCGAGAGAAGATCAAAGCGATCCTCTGCCACAAGTTAGATCGAGCTTGTCGCAATATGCGCGACGCGGTCCGCCTGCAGGAACTGGAGGACGCATGCGGCGTACAACTTTCTTTTGTTGAAAACGAATTCGGTCCAGGCGCTGCTGGGACTTTTTCGTTTAACGTGATGGCAGCAGTCGCTCAGTATTACAGTGATAATCTGCGCGAAGAAGTAATTAAGGGGCTCGATGAAAAAGTGCGACAGGGCTGGCCCACGGGATTGGCACCCTACGGGTACATCAATGTTGATGACCGCGATGAACCAATCGTACCACATCCGGAGAAGTCCAAAACGCTAATTCGTATATTCGACCTCTATTCGTCAGGCAGCCATACTTTCAAAAGCCTTGCTGACCGACTCGCCAGCGAAGGTCATGAATTCCGCGACAGCCAATCTCGTTTTAACCGGACGGCCCTGTCCCACATTCTTAATAACCGTTTCTATATCGGTGAGTTACACCGGAACGGCCATGTCTTCGAGGGACGCTATCAGCGAGTCATCCATCGCGCGACGTTCGATGCGTGTCAGGACATCTTGAGCGGTCGAAAGCGGCGAACGGGAACTTATCACCTGCCGTTAGCCGGTGGATTGTTCCGCTGTGAATACTGTGGCCAATCGATTACCGGAGAACGCATTCGACGAAAGCTTAAAGGGGGTGGAATCCGCGAACACATCTATTACCGGTGCTGCAACAACAATCGTGGCCCCGATCACCCCAAGGTTCGTTGGAAAGCTCGGGATTTAGAGGAGGCGATCGCTGAGGACCTGGAGAAGATGCGGATGCCCACGCTCGAGGTTGCCGATTGGTTCCGCAAGGAGCTTTGGGCTGCCGTGCACGACTTGACGGGCTACCGGCGTCAACAAGCCACATCATTTGCCAAGCGGAAGACCGAGTTGGCGAACATGCAGGACCGTCTTCTGAACGCCTATCTCGCGGGCACGATCGACGAGGAGGCGTATAAGGCCAAATCCAACGAGCTGAAGGCCGAAACAGCCAGCGCGGACGAGTCGTTGGACAAACTAGGCGACGTCGACCCGGCCCGTGGCGAACTAGCGGTCACGCTCTTCGATTGGACGCAAAAGGCGGCGGAAATCTGGCGCGGTTCAAACAATACCGTCAGGCGCGATATACTCGACGCGGTTTGTTTGAACCGGGTTGTGAGCGACGTAAACCTAGTCCTGGAAAAGAGAAAGCCCTTCGACACACTCGCCGAAAGGCCGGATTTAGAGAATAGTCGGGGTGACAGGATTTGA
- a CDS encoding c-type cytochrome: protein MKLNKVSDGFMPTETRHALIFCASLPSPKADEVAYLMLSSRFSLIALASLIVVFQGQSAPLATAADPPSPAAPLMRLIKSGRVPQERLGNLIELVCQRGNAADLSYLFEQAVLSDKYPRDLRIKTFNLLTATAHNRKIQPAGDLVGLTNLIAPETPKTTDAGLQLAAIRLAGACRAKSLAKPLAKIVLDNKSPLKTREAAINALVAVDPDSAKHAIDPLIAPEQSLPIRSMGVAALVELDAEAAASAAAEVLASADETQDPATLLDAFLSHKGGPDQLAAAIAGKTLAADVAKVALRHMYSVGRTDAALVSALSSSAGLSANPEPLSPEQVKALAAEVLAEGDAQRGEAVFRRADVSCMKCHSVSKAGGQVGPDLSAVGSSSPVEYLINSIMQPNQAIKEAYLTRVVVTDAGKVHQGIVVDRNDQRLILKDATSRQIEIPITDIDEEFEGESLMPQGLTKFLTHAEIVDLVRFLAELGKDGPLAVRKTPTIQRWRVLRQLPDSIAAESVDADLLREETLALGDDAWVSVYAKVAGGLPIADARKAAPAPLVYLRAEVDVTVGGEVGFEIKAPLPIQAAVDDQPLKADGRFIIELAPGRHVLNLFVDTSKSSEGDVQAELFRVKGSPAQFEVVGGQ, encoded by the coding sequence ATGAAGTTGAACAAGGTGTCGGATGGTTTTATGCCGACCGAAACACGGCATGCCCTCATTTTTTGTGCCTCCCTTCCAAGCCCCAAAGCAGATGAAGTTGCGTATCTCATGTTGTCATCAAGATTTTCACTGATTGCCTTGGCGTCATTGATTGTAGTTTTTCAGGGCCAATCTGCCCCCTTAGCAACCGCTGCCGATCCCCCCAGCCCGGCGGCGCCGTTGATGCGATTGATCAAAAGCGGGCGGGTTCCACAAGAACGGTTGGGGAACCTCATCGAGTTGGTCTGCCAACGAGGCAATGCCGCCGATTTGTCCTATTTGTTCGAGCAAGCTGTCCTCTCGGACAAATATCCCCGCGACCTGCGGATCAAAACATTCAATTTGCTGACCGCTACCGCACACAACCGCAAAATTCAGCCGGCGGGAGATTTGGTAGGCCTCACGAACCTGATCGCGCCTGAAACTCCGAAGACCACGGATGCCGGACTGCAACTGGCGGCGATTCGACTGGCCGGTGCCTGCCGTGCGAAATCTCTCGCGAAACCGCTTGCGAAAATTGTGCTCGACAACAAAAGCCCTCTCAAAACTCGCGAGGCGGCCATCAATGCGTTGGTCGCTGTCGATCCAGATTCCGCGAAACACGCGATTGATCCGCTAATTGCCCCCGAGCAGTCATTGCCGATTCGTTCCATGGGAGTCGCGGCATTGGTGGAATTGGACGCTGAAGCAGCCGCCAGCGCCGCCGCCGAGGTGCTGGCCTCCGCCGACGAAACCCAAGATCCCGCCACGCTGCTCGACGCCTTTTTGAGCCACAAAGGGGGACCGGACCAATTGGCCGCCGCCATCGCCGGGAAAACTCTCGCCGCTGACGTCGCTAAAGTGGCGCTGCGGCACATGTACTCCGTCGGCCGGACCGATGCGGCTTTGGTTTCAGCACTCAGCAGTTCAGCCGGTTTGAGCGCCAATCCCGAACCGCTTTCACCCGAACAAGTCAAAGCGCTGGCGGCCGAAGTACTGGCAGAAGGTGACGCCCAGCGTGGCGAAGCGGTCTTTCGTCGGGCGGATGTGAGTTGTATGAAGTGCCATTCAGTCAGCAAAGCCGGCGGGCAAGTCGGTCCCGACCTCAGCGCCGTGGGGAGCAGTTCACCGGTCGAATACCTGATCAATTCAATCATGCAGCCGAATCAGGCAATCAAAGAGGCCTATTTGACCCGCGTGGTGGTCACAGATGCGGGCAAAGTGCATCAAGGAATCGTCGTCGACCGCAACGACCAAAGGCTGATTCTCAAAGACGCAACCAGCCGGCAGATCGAAATCCCCATCACCGACATCGATGAGGAGTTCGAAGGGGAGTCGCTGATGCCCCAAGGGCTGACCAAGTTCCTCACGCATGCAGAAATCGTCGACCTGGTGCGTTTCCTCGCCGAATTGGGCAAGGACGGCCCGCTGGCTGTGCGGAAAACTCCGACGATCCAGCGATGGCGCGTCCTGCGGCAATTGCCCGACAGCATTGCTGCGGAATCCGTTGATGCGGATCTACTACGCGAGGAGACTTTAGCACTCGGCGATGACGCCTGGGTTTCGGTCTATGCCAAAGTGGCCGGTGGTTTGCCCATAGCCGACGCCCGCAAAGCCGCCCCCGCTCCGCTGGTGTACTTGCGAGCAGAGGTGGACGTGACGGTTGGCGGCGAAGTCGGTTTTGAGATCAAAGCTCCGCTCCCCATCCAAGCAGCAGTCGACGACCAGCCACTCAAAGCCGACGGGCGTTTCATTATCGAACTCGCGCCGGGACGACACGTATTGAACCTCTTCGTCGACACCTCAAAGAGCAGTGAAGGTGACGTGCAGGCCGAATTGTTTCGCGTCAAAGGCTCCCCAGCGCAATTCGAAGTTGTTGGCGGCCAATAA
- a CDS encoding metal-dependent hydrolase: protein MANFRTHVTVSSLCGVGFAALGAVTLDLPLESCILAGGLCGLAGMLPDLDSNNSVPLREILAFSAAIMPLLMAERFESLGLSHAGITLAGACVYLLVRFGVGSLLKKCTVHRGMFHSLPAALIAGLAAFLICDGIDPHLRVFKAGAVFVGFVSHLILDEFYSVERGEGKLRLKKSFGTALKLTAGNHGGTSAAYGMLLLLIVLAVGDTLVFHSAMISELPPMPVVIDDGATIRR from the coding sequence ATGGCCAATTTTCGTACACATGTCACCGTCAGCAGCCTGTGTGGCGTCGGTTTTGCTGCGCTGGGCGCCGTGACTCTCGACTTGCCGCTGGAAAGTTGCATTCTGGCTGGAGGGCTGTGCGGGTTGGCGGGAATGTTGCCTGATCTCGACAGCAACAATAGCGTTCCACTGCGTGAAATCCTGGCGTTTTCAGCAGCCATCATGCCGCTGTTGATGGCGGAACGTTTTGAGTCGCTAGGGTTGTCACACGCAGGGATCACGTTGGCGGGGGCGTGCGTTTATTTACTGGTTCGATTCGGTGTTGGCAGCCTGTTGAAAAAATGCACCGTGCATCGCGGGATGTTTCATAGTCTGCCGGCGGCACTGATCGCCGGGTTGGCGGCATTTTTAATTTGCGACGGTATCGATCCGCATCTCCGCGTGTTTAAGGCGGGAGCGGTCTTTGTGGGTTTTGTTTCCCATCTGATTCTCGATGAGTTTTACAGCGTGGAGCGCGGCGAAGGGAAGTTGAGGCTCAAAAAGTCATTTGGAACCGCATTGAAGCTGACGGCGGGGAATCACGGAGGAACATCGGCGGCGTACGGCATGTTGTTGTTGCTGATCGTATTGGCGGTCGGTGACACATTGGTATTTCACTCAGCAATGATCAGCGAACTACCTCCGATGCCCGTGGTGATTGACGACGGGGCGACCATCAGGCGCTAG
- a CDS encoding CvpA family protein yields the protein MEIFDGIVLVVLIAAIVQGRFKGMAWQLAPIASLVLGYVVAFPMAGSLAPWFGDSAPMNYLLALLVLYLAVALGVYLLARSLKEYIVKFKLEEYDKHLGALFGGVKGLMFCLAIIFFSVAISAQAREYITKTHSGYAAAYIMDALHPAMPEELHEVLEEHIHALDRDDMDLKHRHEDEHDPTSMHEQHEQIATKPDDELLLPPLPAGLPPLPPQPSQEDRYNNHQTGDNGEPRQRHSETGDEVSRTSPSRQKKVVDGVLKVLDLLTDN from the coding sequence GTGGAAATTTTCGACGGAATCGTTTTGGTCGTGTTGATCGCGGCCATCGTACAAGGACGTTTCAAAGGTATGGCTTGGCAACTGGCACCGATCGCCTCGTTGGTCTTGGGCTATGTCGTGGCATTTCCGATGGCTGGATCGTTGGCGCCTTGGTTTGGCGACAGTGCGCCGATGAATTATTTGTTGGCGCTGTTGGTCTTGTACCTAGCTGTTGCCTTGGGGGTCTATCTGCTGGCCCGTTCGTTGAAAGAATACATCGTCAAATTCAAGCTCGAAGAATATGACAAACACCTCGGCGCGCTCTTTGGCGGAGTGAAAGGGCTGATGTTTTGCTTGGCAATCATCTTCTTCTCAGTCGCCATATCTGCTCAGGCACGCGAGTATATTACGAAAACACACTCCGGATATGCGGCAGCATACATTATGGATGCTCTGCATCCGGCCATGCCCGAAGAACTGCACGAAGTCCTTGAAGAGCATATCCACGCACTCGATAGGGACGATATGGATCTGAAACATCGGCATGAGGACGAGCACGATCCCACTTCGATGCACGAACAGCACGAACAGATCGCCACCAAACCGGACGACGAACTGTTGTTGCCCCCTTTACCGGCGGGACTGCCACCACTGCCGCCGCAGCCATCACAAGAAGATCGCTACAACAACCATCAAACCGGCGACAACGGAGAGCCTCGACAACGTCATTCGGAAACAGGTGATGAAGTCTCCAGAACGTCTCCTTCGCGACAGAAAAAAGTCGTCGACGGCGTGTTGAAAGTCTTGGACCTCTTAACCGACAACTAA